One Leptospira bouyouniensis DNA window includes the following coding sequences:
- a CDS encoding amidohydrolase family protein — translation MSANLTDTRISSPFSWRGDSFPPITDSETPEHLKQISDLGIPSIFDIHTHFFPETIMKLIWRWFDNDNWAIGYRLPEIERVKRLHHNGIKDFTTLNYAHKKNMAASLNDWTFANYKNWDGAIPFGTFYPEDGVLQYVKQAVEDYKFLGFKLHCEVSKLNLNDPELTDCFLYLEKKEIPIVIHTGTAPLPGEFTGIQFFKPFIQSYPKLHVIVAHMGAHEISDYASLLGDYPNLALDTTMVFVDFLATGKADDVDAVVPLLETYQNQIYFGSDFPNIPYNLNHPISKLLGLPISDKAKQKILYQNAKNRFFK, via the coding sequence ATTTCCGCAAATCTTACCGACACTCGAATTTCCTCTCCTTTTTCATGGAGGGGGGATTCATTCCCACCAATCACTGATTCAGAAACTCCAGAACATCTAAAACAAATTTCTGATTTAGGAATTCCTTCCATTTTTGATATCCACACTCATTTTTTTCCTGAGACCATCATGAAGTTGATTTGGCGATGGTTTGACAATGATAACTGGGCTATCGGCTACCGATTGCCGGAGATAGAACGAGTGAAACGTCTCCACCATAATGGAATCAAGGACTTCACGACTCTCAACTATGCGCACAAAAAAAATATGGCTGCCTCACTCAATGATTGGACCTTTGCGAATTATAAAAATTGGGACGGTGCCATTCCCTTCGGAACGTTTTATCCAGAAGATGGTGTACTCCAGTATGTGAAACAAGCCGTGGAAGATTACAAGTTTCTTGGTTTTAAGCTCCATTGTGAAGTTTCTAAACTCAATTTAAATGATCCTGAATTAACCGATTGTTTTTTGTATTTGGAAAAAAAAGAAATTCCCATTGTCATCCATACTGGGACGGCACCACTTCCAGGTGAATTTACGGGAATTCAATTTTTTAAACCGTTTATCCAATCCTATCCGAAATTACATGTGATTGTTGCCCATATGGGTGCCCATGAAATATCCGACTATGCATCGTTACTTGGTGATTATCCGAACTTAGCACTGGATACAACCATGGTATTTGTTGACTTTCTTGCCACAGGGAAAGCGGATGATGTGGATGCAGTGGTCCCTCTTTTGGAAACCTACCAAAACCAAATTTATTTTGGATCGGATTTTCCCAATATCCCTTACAATCTAAACCACCCCATTTCTAAACTTCTTGGCTTACCAATCTCGGACAAAGCCAAACAAAAAATCCTATACCAAAACGCAAAAAATCGATTTTTCAAATGA
- a CDS encoding acyl-CoA dehydrogenase family protein → MISNNYFNDNDDLIDHFDSLTPWNEVVDQYEQGFEDFAEFQKTGKEELAYAPGNYEDAIEFYRSTLEAGGDIAGNDISQIAKQMDEEGLKYKDGQVGFPKPMLDVVEKIKSAGLLPYGIHRHYGGLGLPSVVQSMLSECVSRGDGSLAITLGCMNLAETVERFGTEEMIHEYVPKMAAGELCGAMALTEPNYGSDLPNIQTKAVKGEDGVWRITGTKRFITHACGFGNAPSIILTLARTGSTTSGARGLSFFLVHSKDVFVASIEKKMGLHCSPTCEVVFENAPGILIGDEGKGLVKYSMAMMNQARLNIAAQAMGIATAAYFEGKKYAEERVQFGKTISNITAVKKMIERMEREVAAMRCILYEASFAVDQYRWKEERGKMKGLSEKDIKKDESFKKWEKLASLFTPLSKYYITEMANVVAYDALQIHGGSGYTEDYDVARLYRDVRITNIYEGTTQLQTVACIGGIVSGMTDTGIYREYLKSEMSGFVSSSELNDLFKQFETVVAEYAEIDSTPLREELAFEVVESAARFHNSLLLERSIGRSKVERRAHRKSLTESYILDSAAILASNLTKIRGKKKTPVTA, encoded by the coding sequence ATGATATCTAATAACTATTTTAATGATAATGATGATTTAATTGATCATTTTGATTCACTCACACCTTGGAATGAGGTGGTTGATCAATACGAACAAGGGTTTGAAGATTTTGCCGAATTTCAAAAAACAGGGAAAGAAGAGTTAGCTTATGCCCCTGGCAATTATGAAGATGCAATCGAATTTTACCGCTCCACATTGGAAGCAGGTGGGGACATTGCAGGGAATGACATCTCTCAAATCGCAAAACAAATGGATGAAGAGGGACTCAAATACAAAGACGGACAAGTTGGTTTTCCAAAACCAATGTTAGACGTAGTTGAAAAAATTAAATCTGCAGGTTTATTGCCGTATGGAATCCATAGACATTACGGTGGGCTTGGATTACCTTCTGTTGTTCAATCGATGTTATCTGAATGTGTATCACGTGGTGATGGATCACTTGCCATCACACTTGGTTGTATGAACCTTGCGGAAACTGTCGAACGATTCGGTACTGAAGAAATGATTCACGAATATGTGCCAAAAATGGCAGCTGGTGAACTTTGTGGTGCGATGGCACTTACAGAACCCAATTATGGTTCAGACCTTCCGAACATACAAACGAAAGCTGTAAAAGGCGAAGATGGTGTTTGGAGAATCACTGGAACCAAACGTTTCATCACTCACGCATGTGGATTTGGTAATGCACCTTCGATCATTTTAACGTTAGCACGAACAGGATCGACAACGAGTGGTGCTCGTGGACTTTCTTTTTTCTTAGTTCATTCCAAAGATGTCTTTGTTGCCTCCATTGAAAAGAAAATGGGACTCCATTGTTCTCCTACTTGTGAAGTGGTTTTCGAAAATGCTCCAGGAATTCTGATCGGGGATGAAGGAAAAGGCCTTGTGAAGTATTCCATGGCGATGATGAACCAAGCACGTTTAAACATTGCTGCGCAAGCGATGGGCATTGCGACTGCTGCTTATTTCGAAGGGAAAAAGTATGCAGAAGAACGAGTCCAATTTGGGAAAACAATCAGTAACATCACCGCTGTCAAAAAGATGATAGAACGAATGGAAAGAGAAGTGGCGGCCATGCGTTGTATTTTATACGAAGCAAGTTTTGCTGTAGATCAGTATAGATGGAAAGAAGAACGAGGAAAAATGAAAGGTCTTTCCGAGAAGGATATCAAAAAAGATGAATCCTTCAAAAAATGGGAAAAACTTGCCTCACTTTTCACACCACTTTCCAAATATTACATCACTGAAATGGCAAACGTTGTCGCTTACGACGCTTTACAAATCCATGGTGGATCTGGTTATACGGAAGACTATGATGTTGCAAGGTTGTATCGTGATGTAAGGATTACAAACATCTATGAAGGAACGACTCAACTCCAAACTGTAGCTTGTATTGGAGGGATTGTTTCTGGTATGACAGATACCGGAATTTACCGTGAATATTTAAAATCGGAAATGTCCGGATTTGTGTCTTCTTCCGAGTTAAACGATCTTTTCAAACAATTTGAAACAGTTGTGGCTGAGTATGCAGAAATTGATTCGACCCCACTGCGCGAAGAATTAGCTTTTGAAGTGGTAGAATCGGCAGCAAGATTTCATAACAGTTTGTTACTCGAAAGGAGTATTGGTAGGTCAAAAGTAGAAAGAAGAGCACACCGTAAATCGCTGACTGAAAGTTATATTTTGGATAGTGCGGCAATCCTTGCTTCTAACCTAACCAAAATTCGTGGAAAGAAAAAAACTCCAGTCACTGCATAA
- a CDS encoding metal ABC transporter ATP-binding protein codes for MQATKPNSILKPISFIHADHLTVGYRKEFPVVSDIHLHIEAGKTYALVGGNGAGKTTLFRTLTDLLPPLSGSIQFSKEISTSYVPQAKKMALDFPLRVEDVLLMPKNIGFSFLPKRRFSEEDLALIEKTGVSSYLKKQISLCSGGQLQKVLILRSLLTKANLIFLDEPMDSLDHNARELFQSVLSEYLKTGNRSLFFITHSLEHDWGFGFDEVFEIDEGKLYNITNGERPPNCHHHD; via the coding sequence ATGCAAGCGACAAAACCAAATAGTATTTTAAAACCTATCTCTTTTATCCATGCAGATCATTTGACTGTAGGATATAGAAAAGAATTCCCTGTTGTTTCTGACATCCATCTTCACATAGAGGCTGGAAAAACCTATGCACTTGTTGGTGGGAATGGGGCTGGCAAAACGACTCTATTTCGCACGTTAACAGATTTACTCCCACCACTTTCTGGTTCCATTCAGTTTTCTAAAGAGATATCCACGTCATATGTTCCTCAAGCCAAAAAAATGGCATTGGATTTTCCTTTGCGAGTGGAAGACGTCCTCTTAATGCCAAAAAACATTGGATTTAGTTTTTTACCAAAACGTAGGTTTTCGGAAGAAGATTTGGCACTCATTGAAAAAACAGGTGTTAGTTCCTATTTAAAAAAACAGATTTCACTTTGTAGTGGGGGACAATTACAAAAGGTTTTGATTTTAAGATCTTTACTCACAAAAGCCAATTTGATTTTTTTAGATGAACCAATGGATTCTTTGGATCATAACGCTAGAGAGTTATTCCAATCGGTTTTATCAGAATATTTGAAAACTGGTAATAGGTCACTTTTTTTTATCACACATAGCCTTGAACATGATTGGGGTTTTGGGTTTGATGAAGTGTTTGAAATTGACGAAGGTAAGTTGTATAACATCACAAATGGAGAAAGGCCTCCTAACTGCCACCACCATGACTAA
- a CDS encoding metal ABC transporter substrate-binding protein, translating to MFECNHQNPKKNKTKHTLDVLRLFLFVSLFFSTPIFAKVTLVASISDIKYIAEQIAGERADVYGMIRGVDDPHFVMTRPDFLVKLSEADVLCVVGLDLEVGWVPYLQQQSRNMKIQKGQPGYCDTSFGVKILGEPTVMMDRSMGDMHIYGNPHYWNDPINAIQMAQNIKNALTRVDPLNGEYYEGNFNTFKKRLIQVTKEEMKKMEPYFGLKVAVFHDQFVYLASRFKFNANLTIEERPGVPPSVRYMDQVIGYMIAEKIKIILIGPYHNPKYAEYVSSKVPGSVVVTLPVSVGALDTSSYEDALRLSLQKIRDASDKTK from the coding sequence ATGTTTGAATGTAATCATCAAAACCCAAAGAAAAACAAAACCAAACATACTTTGGATGTTCTTAGATTGTTTTTGTTTGTTTCCTTATTTTTTTCCACGCCTATCTTTGCAAAAGTTACCCTTGTGGCTAGTATCTCCGATATCAAGTATATCGCCGAACAAATCGCAGGTGAACGTGCAGATGTATATGGAATGATCCGTGGCGTGGACGACCCTCATTTCGTGATGACAAGACCAGATTTTTTGGTCAAACTCAGTGAAGCTGATGTTTTATGTGTGGTTGGACTTGATTTAGAAGTGGGTTGGGTCCCGTACCTGCAACAACAATCTCGTAATATGAAAATCCAAAAAGGACAACCTGGGTATTGTGATACATCCTTTGGTGTAAAAATTTTGGGTGAACCAACAGTAATGATGGACCGTTCTATGGGAGACATGCATATTTATGGAAACCCACATTATTGGAATGATCCAATTAATGCCATCCAAATGGCTCAAAATATAAAAAATGCACTAACCCGCGTTGACCCTTTAAACGGGGAATATTATGAAGGGAATTTTAATACCTTTAAAAAACGTCTCATCCAAGTGACAAAAGAAGAGATGAAAAAAATGGAACCGTACTTTGGTTTAAAAGTAGCTGTTTTTCACGACCAATTTGTATACCTTGCTTCAAGATTTAAGTTCAATGCCAATTTAACGATAGAAGAACGCCCTGGAGTTCCACCTTCAGTCCGTTATATGGATCAAGTCATTGGTTATATGATTGCAGAAAAGATAAAAATTATCTTGATTGGACCCTATCACAATCCAAAGTATGCAGAGTATGTCTCTTCGAAAGTCCCTGGATCAGTGGTAGTCACACTCCCTGTATCTGTTGGTGCACTTGATACCTCAAGTTACGAAGATGCTTTACGGTTGAGTTTACAAAAAATACGCGATGCAAGCGACAAAACCAAATAG
- a CDS encoding metal ABC transporter permease — translation MTNIVSSWNLFLPQVLVGSLVGALLSVLGILIVLRGMTFFGVTLSQAVTFSVSLSLFMEWHGEIFPILFSCILVFPLLYVRKLPGMKEEVILGILFVFFSAASQFMLALGGNVQNHLMAAFFGDILISQVRADSLGIYVGIFFFFLYLSFFRRFLFISFDRDEYKIQVGNPLPFDLLFYIILAASLTVAVNLLGTFYSIAHLLLPVFALLPIIRSLKILTIVCVLFSVLSTCLGFMVSLIGLERNGEMIYFPTSSSIILVLCFFAFFLHISRYVITSFFSKKGR, via the coding sequence ATGACTAACATCGTCTCCAGTTGGAATTTATTTTTACCTCAAGTTTTGGTGGGAAGTCTTGTGGGAGCATTACTCTCAGTCCTTGGCATACTGATTGTCCTAAGAGGTATGACTTTCTTTGGAGTGACTCTTTCACAAGCTGTTACGTTTTCTGTTTCCTTGTCTCTATTTATGGAATGGCACGGCGAAATTTTCCCCATATTATTTTCCTGTATTTTGGTTTTCCCTCTCCTCTATGTGCGTAAACTCCCTGGAATGAAGGAGGAGGTGATTCTTGGGATCTTATTTGTCTTCTTTTCGGCAGCTTCCCAGTTTATGCTCGCACTCGGTGGGAATGTGCAAAATCATTTGATGGCAGCTTTTTTCGGTGATATTTTGATTTCCCAAGTGAGAGCCGATTCCCTTGGCATTTATGTAGGCATTTTCTTTTTTTTCTTATACTTAAGTTTTTTTAGACGGTTTTTGTTTATCAGTTTTGACCGAGACGAGTATAAAATCCAAGTCGGAAATCCATTACCATTTGATTTGTTATTTTACATTATCCTTGCGGCCTCTCTGACGGTGGCTGTGAATTTACTTGGAACGTTTTATAGCATTGCTCATTTATTATTGCCGGTATTTGCCTTACTTCCTATCATTCGTTCATTAAAAATTCTAACGATTGTTTGTGTATTATTTTCTGTGCTATCAACTTGTCTTGGATTTATGGTCTCGCTCATTGGACTTGAACGTAATGGCGAAATGATTTATTTCCCCACTTCCTCGAGTATTATCCTTGTGCTTTGTTTTTTTGCATTTTTTCTTCATATTTCTCGTTATGTAATCACTTCCTTTTTTTCTAAAAAGGGCCGATAG
- a CDS encoding class I SAM-dependent methyltransferase, with the protein METIPCNTCGHQTFTSLFLKNSPLGETFSIVSCNQCGLVQVNPQPSLEAVKKYYDDSYFTQRTERGYDNYYSSELRKEISRVFQLNLKDLDFFKWEKNRKKQNDSGKTLSSLDIGCAAGYFVSYMKERGYEAKGIEIADGPVQFARESLGLSIFQDNFLEWDLGFKHQFDVITLWATIEHLHKPKETLEKIKKHLLPGGILILSTCRYGLLAKRKGLHWRYLNVPEHLYYYSFKGLKQVLVSLGYHSPNAFTYGSGLTSRKNASLFFRLAKIFCDRFVKWFQMGDMMVFSVVKD; encoded by the coding sequence GTGGAAACTATTCCTTGTAATACCTGCGGTCATCAAACCTTCACTTCTTTATTCTTAAAAAATAGCCCACTGGGTGAAACATTTTCGATTGTTAGTTGCAATCAATGTGGCCTTGTGCAAGTGAATCCCCAACCCAGTTTGGAAGCGGTTAAAAAATATTATGATGATTCTTACTTCACGCAAAGGACCGAACGAGGGTATGATAATTATTATTCTAGCGAACTAAGGAAAGAAATTTCCCGTGTTTTCCAATTGAATCTGAAAGATTTAGATTTTTTTAAATGGGAAAAGAATCGAAAAAAACAAAATGACTCGGGAAAAACTTTATCTTCACTCGATATTGGTTGTGCAGCCGGATATTTTGTCTCATACATGAAAGAAAGAGGGTATGAGGCAAAGGGAATTGAAATTGCAGATGGGCCGGTTCAGTTTGCGAGAGAATCACTTGGCCTTTCAATATTTCAGGATAATTTTTTAGAATGGGATTTGGGCTTTAAACATCAATTTGATGTGATCACACTTTGGGCGACGATTGAACATTTACACAAACCCAAAGAAACTCTGGAGAAGATCAAAAAACATTTGTTACCTGGTGGAATCCTTATATTGTCCACATGTCGGTATGGACTACTTGCGAAAAGGAAAGGTTTACATTGGCGGTATTTGAATGTACCTGAACATCTATATTATTATTCATTTAAAGGGTTAAAACAAGTTTTGGTTTCCCTTGGATACCATTCACCAAACGCGTTTACTTACGGGAGTGGGCTCACTAGCAGAAAAAACGCGAGTTTATTTTTTCGGTTGGCGAAAATCTTTTGTGATAGATTTGTCAAATGGTTCCAAATGGGAGATATGATGGTCTTTTCGGTTGTGAAAGACTAA
- the tmk gene encoding dTMP kinase, producing MPVKSQFFVFEGIDGSGKTTVSKKVSEILSTKSISNVWHREPTDSVHGQKIREFLQGKLKLSQEEQLKLFLSDREISVQNTILPTLKNGKCVVQDRYYFSTAAYQGKDEEHAADILYMNEDKGFPEPNRVYFLDLSPEEALERRNTRGGKKEVFDEQNEQTRIYQNYLAILPDSTIFVDATADLEEVVNFCVEDILKSLSINV from the coding sequence ATGCCAGTAAAGTCGCAATTTTTTGTCTTCGAAGGGATTGATGGTTCAGGGAAAACGACAGTCTCCAAGAAAGTTTCCGAAATACTTAGTACAAAATCCATTAGTAACGTATGGCACAGAGAACCAACAGACAGTGTACATGGACAAAAAATCCGAGAATTCTTACAAGGGAAACTGAAACTCTCCCAAGAGGAACAACTCAAACTCTTTTTATCGGATAGGGAAATCTCAGTTCAGAATACCATCTTACCAACGTTAAAGAATGGAAAATGTGTGGTACAAGACAGATATTATTTTTCTACAGCAGCGTACCAAGGCAAAGATGAAGAACATGCAGCAGACATTTTGTACATGAACGAAGACAAAGGATTTCCAGAACCCAATCGTGTTTATTTTTTAGACCTATCTCCTGAAGAAGCATTGGAACGAAGGAATACGCGAGGTGGGAAGAAAGAAGTTTTCGATGAACAAAATGAACAAACACGTATTTACCAAAACTATTTGGCTATCTTACCCGATTCCACAATCTTTGTCGATGCGACTGCCGACCTTGAGGAAGTTGTTAATTTTTGTGTAGAAGATATTTTAAAATCTCTATCCATCAATGTTTAG
- a CDS encoding EAL domain-containing protein: MQIESESHKLVREWKEWLSSGELTPVFQPILSSESTGIYGYEVLGRLSTAQGLHSLGDFFLTHTLGYDEVFFLKKQVDEEIRFAALQKFAREAPPETKLFLNISPNILYHALLNLETTLPQTILMVREVGLDPTRIVIEITEERFPHNLELLKPVLNLYRKEGFSIAVDDAGSEASNLDRIGLFHPEIIKVDLQMLRRSTFSRNFKEILLNLSKLGESLGSSLLFEGIESEDELYNALNYGARYIQGYYFAKPELNFANRFEFRSEMQSSLEYFHARKQKEMNSQIEWETIWKNKLSEIVMGFGEEDGIWEWQENFNTSVFGDTDFFRMYITNHMGFQVSPNYARSELEVMKPDYSFLGKNWSFRPYFFEHLHKSKTSRDAWTLSQMYHDISERMMLRTFARNLSENLILFIDVVVSRG; encoded by the coding sequence ATGCAAATAGAAAGCGAAAGTCATAAATTAGTCAGGGAATGGAAAGAGTGGCTTTCCAGTGGTGAACTCACCCCTGTTTTCCAACCCATCTTATCTTCCGAATCCACAGGGATTTACGGCTATGAAGTCCTTGGAAGACTGTCCACTGCACAAGGACTACATAGTTTAGGTGACTTTTTTTTAACACACACTTTAGGTTATGATGAAGTATTTTTTCTTAAAAAACAGGTGGATGAAGAAATACGATTTGCCGCCTTACAAAAGTTTGCAAGAGAAGCACCACCTGAAACAAAATTATTCCTAAATATTTCTCCGAACATATTGTACCATGCCCTTCTCAATTTGGAAACAACGTTACCTCAAACGATTCTTATGGTGAGAGAAGTCGGACTTGATCCAACGCGGATTGTGATTGAAATTACTGAAGAACGTTTCCCACATAATTTAGAATTATTAAAACCTGTATTGAATTTATATCGAAAGGAAGGGTTTTCCATCGCCGTTGATGATGCAGGTTCTGAAGCAAGTAACTTGGATCGGATTGGATTATTCCATCCTGAAATCATTAAAGTAGACTTACAAATGTTACGTCGATCTACATTCTCTCGAAACTTTAAAGAAATCCTACTTAATTTATCAAAGTTAGGTGAATCACTTGGGAGTAGTTTGTTATTTGAAGGCATCGAGTCAGAAGATGAATTGTACAATGCCTTAAATTATGGCGCACGTTATATCCAAGGTTATTATTTTGCTAAACCTGAACTAAATTTTGCCAATCGGTTTGAATTTAGATCCGAAATGCAATCTTCCTTAGAATACTTTCATGCAAGGAAACAAAAAGAAATGAATTCCCAAATTGAATGGGAAACCATTTGGAAAAATAAACTTTCCGAAATTGTAATGGGATTTGGGGAAGAAGATGGGATTTGGGAATGGCAAGAAAATTTTAATACATCGGTTTTTGGTGATACTGATTTTTTCCGAATGTACATCACAAATCATATGGGGTTTCAAGTCTCACCCAATTATGCGAGATCAGAATTAGAAGTAATGAAACCAGATTATTCTTTTCTTGGGAAAAACTGGTCGTTTCGGCCTTATTTTTTCGAACACCTCCATAAATCGAAAACGAGTCGTGATGCTTGGACCCTTTCCCAGATGTACCATGATATTTCTGAAAGAATGATGTTACGGACATTTGCTAGAAATCTTTCTGAAAATTTGATATTATTTATCGATGTGGTTGTTTCAAGAGGCTGA